In Leifsonia sp. PS1209, the genomic stretch ACGGTCGGGCACGCCGCCTCCCGCGTTGTTGACGAGCACATCCAGTCCGCCGAACTCCTCGATCGCGCGGTCGACGGCCGCGTAACTCTGCGCCAGGTCGGTCACATCCATCCGCACGGGAAGCGCGCGCCTGCCCAGCGCCTCGATCTCGGCGACCAGTCCGGAGACCGCCGTCTCGTCGCGCACACCGAGCGCCACATCCGCTCCCGCAGCAGCGCTCGCCACGGCGATCGCCCTGCCCAGTCCGCGCGCCGCACCCGTCACCAGGACGCGACGTCCCTCCAGCTGATCGCCCATGCTCTTGCTTCCTCCGACACGTTGACCCCGAGGTTGACCCCGGACGAGTCAATCATCTCCCGGCGCCGCTCCCCTCGGGCGTGGTGAGCACGACCAGCTGCTGCGTCGCGCGCGTCATCGCCACATAGTGGTCGACCGCCCCCTCGATCCCCGTCCCGAACGTCTCTGGATCGAGCAGCACGACGAGGTCGAACTCGAGGCCCTTCGACAGCTCGGGCGTCAGATACCGGATGCGCGGGGACGGCGCGAACAGGCCGGCGCCGTCGCGGCCCGCCCCGATCACGCAGGCGATGCCCTCGCCCTCCTCGTGGTCGGCGAGCCACGCATCCAGGATCGGCTGCAGCTCTGTCGCCGGCGCGTGGGTCACCGGCAGGCCGCTGCTCCGGATGGAGGTGGGCACGTTCGCGTCGGGCAGCACCGCCCGGATGACCGGCTCGGCCTCCGCCATGACCTCCTCCGGGGTGCGGTAGTTGATGGTGAGCGAGGCCAGCTCGGCGTGCGGCAGGCCGATCCTGCCGAGGCGTTCCTGCCAGGTCTCCGTGAAGCCGTGCCTGGCCTGGGCGCGGTCACCGACGATCGTGAAGCTGCGGGACGGGCAGCGGAGGAGCAGCATCCCCCATTCGGCGTCGGACAGCTCCTGCGCCTCGTCGACGATGATGTGCGCGAATGGCCCGGCCAGCAGGTCGGGGTCGACGCTCGGCAGCGCCGCCTCGTCGATGAGACTGTTCTGCGCATCCGGTCTGCGCAGCATCGACATCACCAGCATCTCGGAGTCGTCTGCGGCGATCAGGTCGTCGATGACTTTCGCCATCTGCTCCCGCTCCGCCGCGAGGGTGGCGGCGCGGCGGCGGGCGCGCTTGGACGCCTCCGGGTCGCCGATGCGCCGCCGGGCCGCATCCAGGTAGGGGAGGTCAGAGACGGTCCAGGCCCGCGCATTCCTCCGGTGCAGCAGCTCCGCCTGCTCCGGCCTCAGCCACGGCGCGCACACCCGCAGGTATGCGGGCACCGACCAGAGGTCGCCGACGACGCCGACCGGGTCGAGCACGGGCCACGCGCGCGCGAACGTGCGGGTCAGCTCCTCGTTCTGCAACAGCGCCCTGCGCACCTGATGCGGGGGAACCTCCTCGTCGTCGAACCCGTCGGTGAGGATGTCGAGCAGTGCCTCCCAGACCTGGTCGCGCGCCTCGTTGTGCGGCGTGCCGGGGTCGGGCGCGTCGAACGCCTCCGCCCACTCCGCGGGGCTCAGCCGGAGATCCATCCAGGGCGTCTCGACCGTCAGGGCTGTGGAGGGGGGAACCTCGTAATACCGGACGGCCGCCTCCACCGCATCCAGCAGCGCGCCGGACGACTTCAGCGCAGCCACCCGCCGGTCGGCCTCCTCCTGCGCGTCTGCGCCTTCGGCGACGAGGTCACGGAGGGTGCAGATCTGCACGCTCTCCTCGCCGAGACCGGGCAGCACGTCGTCGACGTACGCGAGATAGCCCTGGCTCGGCCCGACGAACAGCACGCCGTCGTCGCCGCGCGAGATGCGCGGGTCGGAGTAGAGCAGGTAGGCGGCACGGTGCAGCGCGACGACGGTCTTGCCCGTTCCCGGCCCGCCGTCGACCACCAGCGGCCCCCGCGAGCCCGCCCGGATGATCGCATCCTGGTCGGACTGGATGGTGCTCAGCACGTCGCGCATCCTGGGCGAGCGGCTGCTGCCGAGGCTGGCGATGAAGGCGGACTGGTCGTCGAGCGCCGCCGCGTCCTGCAGGCCGTCCTCGGTGAAGACCTCGTCCCAGTAGTCGCTGACCCTGCCGCGCGTCCACCGGTAGCGCCGACGGCTGACGAGCCCCTGGGGATGCGCGTGCGTCGCCGCGAAGAACGGCTCGGCCGCCGGCGCCCTCCAGTCGATGAGCAGCCGCTTGCCGTCGCGATCGGACAGGCTGAGGCGCCCGATGTAGACGGGTTCCGAGCCGTCGTCGGCCACGATCCTGCCGAGGCACAGGTCCAGGGTGAAGCGGCGCAGCGCACGCAGCCGGGCGGTCAGCCGGTGCACCTCGATATCGCGGTCGAGGGCGGCCTGCCCTTCGCCGACGGGCGCCAGCCGCTCCTCGGCGAGCCGCCGTTCCAGCTCGGCGATCTGCTCGTCGAGGCTCGTGGCGATGGCGGCGAACTGTTCCTCGTCGCGCGCGATCAGGTGGGCGTCCCGCTTGGCAGCGAGTCGCTCGGGCAGGGCGAAGGCAGAGGGGGAGAGAGTCACGATGGACGATTCTGCGCCCGACAGGGGGTCTTGCGGCAAGCCCCCTGGTGTGCTATATATTAGAAGTGGCGGAGGGAGTTTTCCCTCCGTTTTCGTTTGTTAAGGGGCGGCTAGTCGGCCGGTCGCCACG encodes the following:
- the helR gene encoding RNA polymerase recycling motor ATPase HelR, which translates into the protein MVTLSPSAFALPERLAAKRDAHLIARDEEQFAAIATSLDEQIAELERRLAEERLAPVGEGQAALDRDIEVHRLTARLRALRRFTLDLCLGRIVADDGSEPVYIGRLSLSDRDGKRLLIDWRAPAAEPFFAATHAHPQGLVSRRRYRWTRGRVSDYWDEVFTEDGLQDAAALDDQSAFIASLGSSRSPRMRDVLSTIQSDQDAIIRAGSRGPLVVDGGPGTGKTVVALHRAAYLLYSDPRISRGDDGVLFVGPSQGYLAYVDDVLPGLGEESVQICTLRDLVAEGADAQEEADRRVAALKSSGALLDAVEAAVRYYEVPPSTALTVETPWMDLRLSPAEWAEAFDAPDPGTPHNEARDQVWEALLDILTDGFDDEEVPPHQVRRALLQNEELTRTFARAWPVLDPVGVVGDLWSVPAYLRVCAPWLRPEQAELLHRRNARAWTVSDLPYLDAARRRIGDPEASKRARRRAATLAAEREQMAKVIDDLIAADDSEMLVMSMLRRPDAQNSLIDEAALPSVDPDLLAGPFAHIIVDEAQELSDAEWGMLLLRCPSRSFTIVGDRAQARHGFTETWQERLGRIGLPHAELASLTINYRTPEEVMAEAEPVIRAVLPDANVPTSIRSSGLPVTHAPATELQPILDAWLADHEEGEGIACVIGAGRDGAGLFAPSPRIRYLTPELSKGLEFDLVVLLDPETFGTGIEGAVDHYVAMTRATQQLVVLTTPEGSGAGR